One Coffea arabica cultivar ET-39 chromosome 5c, Coffea Arabica ET-39 HiFi, whole genome shotgun sequence DNA window includes the following coding sequences:
- the LOC140007786 gene encoding ATP-dependent DNA helicase pfh1-like: MKQLFSSALATLRYYSSATYHSTKWSKNRYNYKSKWGGLSSPIKPKTRWTNEQSQVLNKSKMNSPKMPRKPRMKWTDEQTQVLNAILEGKSVFVSGSAGTGKTALLEHVIKKLKKIHGRSQVFVTASTGVAACALNGMTLHSFAGTGLGGVDRASLLSRVLSDRRAYRRWIKAKVLVMDESSMIEADFFNDLEFIASEIRGQDPLLKGKVWGGIQLVVSGDFFQLPPVLKKKKKKGAKVFAFEADCWNASFDLQIELTKVFRQSEADLVKLLQGIRRGDSDPEDLQILKQRCFSSEEDPSAVQLFPRNEDVNRVNKKHLQSLGEQIFVYSAVDSGEEPSKKQLRSGIAPDQLELCKGARVMLCKNINPWLKLVNGATGTIIDFHDKIDAFYESAGDCIDSDIHSICSDGYLLPVVKFDSGQVLKIGLETWVVMDGERVVAKRKQIPLILAWALSIHKCQGMTLDRLHTDLRRAFGCGMVYVALSRVKTLDGLHLSGFNPSKIEADPKVLQFYQNLSSSRY; encoded by the coding sequence ATGAAGCAGTTGTTCTCCTCTGCTTTAGCAACATTGAGGTATTATTCGAGTGCCACTTACCATAGCACAAAATGGAGCAAAAATAGATATAACTACAAGAGCAAATGGGGTGGTCTTTCTTCCCCTATAAAGCCGAAGACGAGGTGGACTAATGAGCAATCTCAAGTCTTAAACAAGAGCAAAATGAATTCTCCTAAAATGCCTAGAAAGCCTAGAATGAAGTGGACTGATGAGCAAACACAAGTCTTGAATGCCATTCTGGAGGGAAAGTCTGTATTTGTCAGTGGATCAGCAGGGACCGGTAAAACTGCTTTGCTTGAGCATGTTataaagaaactcaagaaaattCATGGTCGATCCCAGGTTTTTGTGACAGCTTCCACAGGAGTTGCTGCTTGTGCCCTTAATGGTATGACCCTTCACTCATTTGCAGGCACTGGTCTCGGTGGTGTTGATCGTGCAAGTTTGCTATCTAGGGTTCTTTCAGATAGGAGGGCATATCGGAGGTGGATCAAGGCCAAAGTGCTAGTCATGGATGAAAGTAGCATGATTGAGGCTGACTTCTTCAATGATCTTGAGTTCATAGCCAGTGAGATACGGGGTCAGGATCCTTTGTTGAAGGGAAAGGTTTGGGGTGGAATACAGCTAGTTGTGAGTGGTGACTTTTTCCAATTACCTCCTGTTctcaaaaagaagaagaagaagggtgCCAAAGTATTTGCATTTGAAGCTGACTGCTGGAATGCAAGTTTTGATTTGCAAATTGAGCTCACAAAGGTTTTCCGGCAATCAGAGGCTGATCTTGTGAAATTACTGCAGGGAATACGTAGAGGAGATAGTGACCCTGAGGACCTTCAGATATTAAAACAACGATGCTTCTCATCAGAGGAGGATCCTTCAGCTGTACAGCTGTTCCCGAGGAATGAAGATGTGAATAGGGTGAACAAGAAGCACCTGCAAAGCTTAGGCGagcaaatttttgtttattctGCTGTTGACAGTGGTGAAGAGCCATCAAAGAAGCAGCTTAGATCAGGAATTGCACCTGATCAGCTTGAGCTCTGCAAAGGTGCGAGGGTGATGCTCTGCAAAAATATAAACCCTTGGCTTAAACTTGTGAATGGGGCTACTGGTACTATCATAGATTTTCATGACAAAATTGATGCTTTTTATGAAAGTGCTGGGGACTGTATTGATAGTGATATTCACTCCATATGCAGTGATGGTTACTTACTACCTGTAGTAAAATTTGACTCTGGACAAGTACTTAAGATTGGTTTAGAAACATGGGTTGTAATGGATGGAGAAAGGGTTGTTGCTAAGCGAAAGCAGATACCCCTCATACTGGCTTGGGCACTAAGCATTCACAAATGTCAGGGAATGACTCTTGACCGCCTTCACACAGACCTCCGTCGGGCTTTTGGCTGTGGAATGGTCTATGTTGCGCTTTCACGGGTGAAAACCTTGGATGGACTTCATTTATCTGGTTTTAATCCTTCTAAGATCGAGGCAGACCCAAAGGTTCTGCAATTCTATCAGAATCTTTCAAGTTCACGATATTAG
- the LOC140007787 gene encoding serine/threonine-protein kinase 12-like — protein METKSQQRFGFGRQSSLAPEGRNDDAAVASVGDDDVDPGVRLMYMANEGDVEGIKEALDSGTSVNFRDVDGRTALHVAACQGQDDVVKLLLRRGADVDVKDCWGSTPLADAIYYKNNDVIKLLEAHGAKPLMVPMQVRNAREVPEYEIDPRELDFSKSVDITKGTFCIASWRGTLVAVKRLGEELLTDEDKVKAFRDELALLQKLRHPNVVQFLGAVTQSSPMMIITEYLPKGDLCAFLRRRGALKPALAVKFALDIARGMNYLHEHKPEAIIHRDLEPSNILRDDSGHLKVADFGLSKLVIVGTRTIKEDKPVGCQETSWRYLAPEVHKNEEYDTKVDVFSFALILQEMIEGCPPFSDKQERLVPKLYVANERPPFRAPPKLYAHKLRELIEDCWKDNPSERPTFRQIISRLEGIDSHLIRGKRWKVKALKFFQNLEAILKLDHSNSKNRSSRSNLSSIG, from the exons ATGGAGACGAAGTCGCAGCAGAGATTTGGATTTGGCAGACAATCGTCGCTAGCTCCGGAGGGGAGAAACGACGACGCTGCGGTTGCTTCTGTCGGAGATGATGACGTTGATCCTGGAGTGAGGCTAATGTACATGGCGAATGAAGGTGATGTTGAGGGAATTAAGGAGGCTTTGGATTCCGGAACGAGTGTGAATTTCCGTGATGTTGATGGTCGGACGGCGCTGCACGTTGCCGCCTGTCAAGGTCAAGACGACGTCGTCAAGTTGCTACTCCGTCGTGGTGCCGACGTCGACGTCAAGGATTGCTGGGGCAGCACG CCTCTTGCAGATGCAATTTATTACAAAAACAATGATGTCATTAAGCTTCTGGAGGCACATGGAGCAAAACCTCTG ATGGTTCCCATGCAGGTGCGAAATGCTCGTGAAGTTCCAGAGTATGAAATTGATCCGCGAGAACTTGATTTTAGCAAGAGTGTTGACATAACAAAA GGGACATTCTGCATTGCTTCCTGGCGCGGAACCCTGGTTGCTGTTAAGAGACTTGGCGAGGAATTGTTGACTGACGAAGATAAAGT AAAGGCATTCAGGGATGAGCTTGCTCTGCTTCAAAAGTTGCGTCATCCTAATGTTGTTCAGTTTCTTGGTGCCGTAACACAAAGTAGTCCAATGATGATCATTACGGAATACCTGCCGAAG GGAGATCTTTGTGCATTCTTAAGACGGAGAGGTGCCTTAAAGCCAGCACTGGCAGTCAAGTTTGCTTTGGATATTGCCAG AGGAATGAATTACTTGCATGAGCATAAACCGGAAGCAATAATTCATCGAGATCTGGAGCCTTC AAACATTCTACGAGATGATTCTGGGCATCTGAAAGTTGCGGACTTTGGACTCAGCAAGCTGGTAATAGTTGGAACAAgaacaattaaagaagataaacCGGTTGGATGCCAAGAGACTTCTT GGCGATATTTGGCTCCTGAAGTTCATAAAAATGAGGAATATGATACTAAAGTTGATGTCTTTTCATTTGCATTAATACTGCAGGAG ATGATTGAAGGCTGTCCTCCATTTTCTGATAAGCAAGAGAGACTAGTCCCAAAATTGTATGTGGCAAATGAACGCCCTCCTTTCAGAGCTCCACCGAAGCTTTATGCTCATAAGCTCAGGGA GTTGATTGAAGACTGCTGGAAAGACAACCCGTCGGAAAGACCAACTTTTAGGCAAATAATTTCCCGGTTGGAGGGTATTGATAGCCATCTCATTCGTGGAAAGCGTTGGAAG GTGAAGGcgctcaagtttttccaaaaccttgAAGCCATCCTTAAATTGGATCATTCTAATTCAAAAAACCGGTCCTCCCGTTCAAACCTCTCCTCCATTGGGTGA
- the LOC113689725 gene encoding uncharacterized protein, translating to MALAMQGFSIREYAARMRSVDVAKCWPFDEANEADVRAALPPMTIKKFRWWFDELKLADGNNKAEEDDDQEEESDLEETTLECLRRMKRVRKGKSVKVVKVVKSKKAKPKVKAPKKRSIVELFAVAPQVDRLNSDDDENGECSDDGEDGDEGSGEEAGIVDAGLRKRKVKKKGILSMLKKEKTVMIKNLKNKDGVNKKKKMEKGKNAAVELRSPKKEKTSKLKLQTSANSVANANCSTYSKDLFEAIAAHVKKPRLKRLTKEKMKCKTPSTSKLLQNDQQAVSPVRGILKNHRRVIPAENSTDSIFYDAGILTNSSTQTVNKHVSFSRSDDVLELKRKAYPTVELETQTFSDSTSDISAASVEKGHPSERGKSLSIQEMKETELGISNSAAAEADVQLMTENLLSGRYHEADAPNFFSRQHGFSQGNWLNRSVSFGQGPLHIESPQWLKGCNRVTACDALYTSSSGIPSLSQERNIPKFTVPMYGYLSDASSSSRRLLDLSGDAGPDLDSSCSMDCLKAYPQPVSSYFSIQHENANARPLFSSQSIRENHNDHAFPYQWFPHLSPKELMHTICSLPDWNSRVAMCGEIGISENFIGLPLNSQGEFISLNSSGKDCLNPLKSMSTLRGPSLSSPMHENILSNSIINHIDIRSWNGMAPFKNQVQSCRIKDSGKEAANCDLPSGFDMFDQYGTGRTNTVMKGSDPDLYSLESDMDRMKVSQFEPRHNYEVQKHPRDEIIQQHGNSDHISVHVTQSTMRLMGQEFTIGGRGFEGLEDRELWMNKQIITDCSNNNGIETSSIKSPHMPEFIVHPILGKLKGTATYVSEAEMKQAAEGAPPMMVPESKTSLHFSDSHNNVMQQHWDGLSKGILKPEKYPQFSLVSSLLSDSHKSTLENKFSCSYISPVERPGVSIPGSTLLNCSENMSRSRAQLENKHTSVPPAQLALKFPFSHSECGMHTEPSWSQNSFRVMHPGFLETRKKASLMGYRQSHSGPGTVCHPCSMSGINFQTGPSSFPRPEPFLLFPSSGSENAFASTSLVHCPSVPTHPGFSSNSSMQNRVGEKVNFGSQVESGFSVRIPAHGKRSKKRVPSVSGDCVRSSKIPKIGIQEDSSCAVTAVQSANNFQGDAGCGRQVLELGSAEENAVTVECGHNGIHVDELGDCTETGPFKLTGAPRSGPMKLTAGARYILKPCQKNDQANSKSTNSIIPVATPATGRRVLGSEKSSKIYRF from the exons ATGGCCTTAGCAATGCAGGGTTTTTCGATCCG ggagTATGCTGCAAGGATGAGGAGTGTAGACGTGGCGAAATGCTGGCCGTTTGATGAAGCTAATGAAGCGGATGTAAGAGCTGCGCTGCCCCCAATGACAATCAAGAAATTCAGGTGGTGGTTTGATGAGCTTAAATTGGCTGATGGAAACAATAAGGCTGAAGAGGATGATGACCAAGAGGAGGAATCCGATCTGGAGGAGACTACTCTTGAATGCTTGAGGAGGATGAAAAGGGTTCGAAAGGGGAAGTCAGTGAAGGTAGTAAAAGTGGTGAAGTCGAAGAAGGCGAAGCCAAAGGTCAAGGCTCCCAAGAAGAGGTCCATTGTTGAGCTTTTTGCAGTGGCGCCGCAGGTTGACAGACTAAATAGTGATGACGATGAAAATGGAGAGTGCTCTGATGATGGAGAAGATGGTGATGAAGGTAGTGGTGAGGAAGCTGGGATTGTTGATGCGGGTCTGAGGAAGAGGAAGGTTAAGAAGAAGGGAATTTTGAGCATGCTTAAGAAGGAAAAGACGGTGATgatcaagaatttgaagaacaaGGACGGGGTcaataagaaaaagaagatgGAAAAAGGGAAGAATGCCGCCGTGGAATTAAGGAGCCCCAAGAAG GAAAAAACTTCTAAGCTCAAACTGCAAACTTCAGCCAATTCTGTCGCAAATGCAAATTGTTCTACATATAGCAAGGATCTGTTTGAAGCTATTGCTGCCCATGTGAAGAAACCAAGGCTGAAGCGTTTAACTAAAgaaaagatgaaatgcaagactCCAAGTACTTCCAAATTGCTTCAAAATGACCAACAAGCAGTTTCTCCTGTGCGTGGTATTCTTAAAAATCATAGAAGAGTAATTCCAGCAGAGAACTCCACAGATTCCATCTTTTATGATGCTGGTATTTTAACTAATTCAAGCACTCAAACTGTCAATAAGCATGTCAGTTTCTCACGAAGTGATGATGTACTTGAATTAAAGAGGAAGGCATATCCTACTGTGGAATTAGAGACCCAAACTTTCAGTGATTCAACTTCTGACATCAGTGCTGCTTCTGTGGAAAAGGGTCATCCTTCAGAGAGAGGAAAAAGTTTGAGCATTCAAGAGATGAAGGAAACTGAGCTTGGAATTTCCAATTCTGCAGCAGCTGAGGCTGATGTTCAGCTTATGACTGAAAATCTGTTATCTGGTAGATACCATGAGGCTGATGCACCAAACTTTTTCTCGAGGCAGCATGGGTTTAGTCAAGGGAATTGGTTGAATAGATCTGTGTCCTTTGGTCAAGGTCCTCTGCACATTGAAAGTCCTCAATGGCTTAAAGGATGCAATAGAGTAACAGCCTGTGATGCATTGTATACTTCCTCCTCTGGGATTCCTTCATTGTCCCAAGAACGTAATATTCCTAAATTTACGGTTCCCATGTATGGCTATTTATCAGATGCTTCCAGTAGCAGTCGTAGATTGCTCGATCTTTCTGGAGATGCTGGCCCTGACCTTGATTCAAGTTGTTCAATGGATTGTCTGAAGGCATATCCTCAGCCTGTATCATCATACTTTTCTATACAACATGAGAATGCCAATGCCAGACCCCTTTTCTCCTCACAGAGTATCAGAGAGAATCATAATGACCATGCTTTTCCATATCAATGGTTCCCTCATCTGTCTCCTAAAGAGCTGATGCATACTATTTGTTCCCTTCCGGATTGGAACTCGAGAGTGGCTATGTGTGGAGAGATAGGCATAAGTGAGAATTTTATTGGCTTGCCTCTCAATTCTCAAGGGGAGTTTATCAGTTTGAACTCCAGTGGTAAAGATTGTTTAAATCCTCTTAAGAGCATGAGTACCCTCAGAGGTCCGTCCTTGAGTTCGCCAATGCATGAGAATATCCTCTCGAACTCAATAATTAATCACATAGACATTAGAAGTTGGAATGGGATGGCACCATTCAAAAACCAGGTTCAATCTTGCAGGATCAAGGACTCCGGTAAAGAGGCTGCTAATTGTGATTTGCCTTCTGGATTCGATATGTTTGATCAGTATGGTACTGGAAGAACAAATACAGTGATGAAGGGATCTGATCCTGACCTTTACTCACTGGAGTCAGACATGGACCGGATGAAAGTGTCTCAATTTGAACCCAGACACAACTACGAGGTTCAAAAGCACCCACGGGATGAAATAATTCAGCAGCATGGCAATTCTGATCATATTTCAGTGCATGTTACTCAATCGACGATGCGTCTGATGGGTCAAGAGTTTACCATTGGCGGAAGAGGTTTTGAAGGACTTGAGGATAGAGAGCTTTGGATGAACAAGCAGATCATAACTGATTGTTCTAATAATAATGGGATTGAGACTTCATCCATAAAGAGTCCACATATGCCCGAATTCATTGTGCATCCCATTTTAGGGAAACTGAAAGGAACAGCGACTTATGTATCAGAAGCTGAAATGAAACAGGCAGCAGAAGGTGCTCCACCGATGATGGTTCCAGAATCTAAGACATCCTTGCATTTCTCTGACAGCCACAATAATGTAATGCAGCAACATTGGGATGGTTTAAGCAAGGGTATACTCAAACCTGAGAAGTATCCTCAATTTTCACTGGTTTCTTCCCTTTTATCAGATAGCCATAAATCCacattggaaaataaattctcTTGTTCATATATATCTCCTGTAGAACGCCCAGGGGTTTCTATACCGGGATCAACTCTTCTCAACTGTAGTGAGAACATGAGCAGAAGCAGGGCTCAACTAGAAAACAAGCACACGTCGGTTCCTCCTGCACAGTTAGCCCTCAAGTTCCCTTTTTCACATTCAGAATGTGGAATGCATACGGAGCCATCTTGGTCTCAGAACTCTTTTAGGGTCATGCACCCAGGGTTCTTGGAGACCAGAAAAAAGGCATCATTAATGGGTTATCGCCAATCACATTCTGGTCCAGGCACTGTCTGTCATCCCTGCTCTATGTCTGGAATTAATTTCCAAACTGGCCCTTCATCATTTCCCCGGCCCGAGCCTTTCCTTTTGTTCCCTTCTTCTGGTTCAGAGAATGCATTTGCTTCAACTTCTTTGGTTCACTGTCCAAGTGTGCCTACCCATCCTGGGTTCTCGTCAAATTCTTCCATGCAGAATAGAGTTGGGGAGAAAGTGAATTTTGGCAGTCAAGTAGAGTCAGGATTTAGTGTTCGAATCCCTGCTCATGGCAAAAGATCTAAAAAGAGGGTTCCATCTGTATCAGGTGATTGTGTGAGGTCCTCTAAGATACCTAAAATAGGAATTCAAGAAGATTCTAGCTGTGCTGTAACAGCAGTTCAGAGTGCTAACAATTTTCAAGGGGATGCGGGGTGTGGTAGACAAGTATTAGAACTAGGTTCAGCTGAAGAAAACGCAGTCACTGTAGAATGTGGTCATAATGGGATTCATGTGGATGAGCTTGGAGATTGTACTGAGACGGGTCCCTTCAAATTGACAGGTGCTCCTAGATCAGGTCCCATGAAATTGACAGCAGGAGCAAGATATATCCTAAAGCCATGTCAAAAGAATGATCAGGCAAACTCTAAGTCAACCAATTCAATCATTCCTGTTGCTACACCAGCAACTGGCAGGAGGGTTCTTGGGTCTGAGAAATCCTCAAAGATCTACAGGTTTTAG
- the LOC113691033 gene encoding HVA22-like protein f has protein sequence MGALGALARHLDALIGPGIMLLYPLYASMRAIESPSTLDDQQWLTYWMLYSFLTLFELSIWKILQWLPFWPYVKLLFCMWLVLPIFNGAAYIYENLVRKYVKVGINVSSSYPERQRRVLQMMSLDARKSVERYIERYGPDAFDRVVKAAEKEAKKH, from the exons ATGGGTGCCCTTGGAGCTCTTGCTagacatttggatgcacttatTGG ACCTGGAATAATGCTTCTGTATCCTCT ATATGCATCCATGCGAGCAATTGAGAGCCCTTCAACGCTTGATGATCAGCAGTGGCTTACCTATTGGATGCTATACTCATTCCTAACCCTCTTTGAACTATCTATCTGGAAAATCCTCCAATG GCTACCCTTCTGGCCTTACGTAAAGCTTCTATTCTGCATGTGGTTGGTGCTGCCTATTTTCAATGGAGCAGCCTACATATATGAGAATCTCGTGAGGAAATACGTCAAAGTTGGGATCAATGTTAGCTCAAGCTATCCTGAAAGACAAAGACGGGTTCTCCAGATGATGAGTCTTGATGCAAGGAAGTCTGTGGAAAGATACATTGAGAGATATGGTCCAGATGCCTTTGATAGAGTTGTCAAAGCG GCTGAAAAAGAAGCAAAGAAACACTAG